From Streptomyces sp. Edi4, one genomic window encodes:
- a CDS encoding YccF domain-containing protein, whose product MKTILNIIWLILCGFWMFLGYLLAGALLCVTIIGIPFGVAAFRIGRYALWPFGYTVVDRRGAGAPSCVGNVLWLVLAGWWLALGHIVTGIALCVTIVGIPLGIANFKLIPVSLLPLGKEIVSTNEPFAAR is encoded by the coding sequence GTGAAGACAATTCTGAACATCATCTGGCTGATTCTGTGCGGCTTCTGGATGTTCCTCGGCTACCTCCTGGCCGGCGCGCTGCTGTGCGTCACGATCATCGGCATCCCCTTCGGGGTGGCCGCCTTCCGCATCGGCAGGTACGCGCTCTGGCCGTTCGGCTACACCGTGGTGGACCGGCGCGGCGCGGGCGCGCCCTCCTGCGTCGGCAACGTCCTGTGGCTGGTCCTGGCGGGCTGGTGGCTCGCGCTCGGCCACATCGTCACCGGCATCGCGCTCTGCGTCACGATCGTCGGCATCCCGCTGGGCATCGCCAACTTCAAGCTCATCCCGGTGTCCCTGCTGCCCCTGGGCAAGGAGATCGTCTCCACGAACGAGCCGTTCGCCGCGCGCTGA
- a CDS encoding GlsB/YeaQ/YmgE family stress response membrane protein — protein sequence MGMVSWIVLGLIAGVIAKVLLPGRDPGGLVGTTLIGIAGAFVGGWISARWLDRPVAHSFYDGATWVAAIGGSLVLLIIYRILFGNSRSR from the coding sequence ATGGGCATGGTCAGCTGGATCGTCCTCGGTCTGATCGCCGGAGTCATCGCCAAGGTCCTGCTCCCCGGCCGCGACCCGGGCGGTCTCGTGGGCACGACGCTCATCGGGATCGCGGGGGCGTTCGTCGGCGGCTGGATATCGGCCCGCTGGCTGGACCGGCCCGTCGCCCACAGCTTCTACGACGGCGCGACCTGGGTGGCCGCGATCGGCGGCTCGCTCGTCCTGCTGATCATCTACCGCATCCTGTTCGGCAATTCACGCAGCCGCTGA
- a CDS encoding alpha-ketoglutarate-dependent dioxygenase AlkB: MSEGLFRLPRPGRAEIAPGAVHVPDWLPLEGRRELVAACREWARGPVPIRHTVLPGGGVMSVRTVCVGWHWQPYRYTRTATDVNGHAVAAFPEWLRELGRSAVAAAYGNPDAGARYRPDTALINFYDGAATMGLHQDKDERSDAPVVSLSIGDSCVFRFGNSENRGRPYTDVELASGDLFVFGGPSRFAYHGVPKVLPGTGDPAAGLARGRLNITLRETGLDG, encoded by the coding sequence ATGAGCGAGGGGCTGTTCCGGCTGCCGCGGCCCGGGCGGGCCGAGATCGCGCCCGGCGCGGTCCATGTGCCGGACTGGCTGCCGCTGGAGGGCCGGCGCGAGCTGGTCGCCGCCTGCCGGGAGTGGGCGCGCGGGCCGGTGCCCATCCGGCACACCGTGCTGCCAGGCGGCGGCGTCATGTCGGTGCGGACGGTGTGCGTCGGATGGCACTGGCAGCCCTACCGCTACACGCGCACGGCGACGGACGTGAACGGGCACGCGGTCGCCGCGTTTCCGGAGTGGCTGCGGGAGTTGGGGCGCTCGGCGGTCGCCGCCGCCTATGGCAACCCGGACGCCGGGGCGCGCTACCGGCCCGACACCGCGCTCATCAACTTCTACGACGGCGCCGCGACGATGGGCCTGCACCAGGACAAGGACGAGCGGTCCGACGCGCCCGTCGTCTCGCTGAGCATCGGCGACAGCTGTGTCTTCCGCTTCGGCAACAGCGAGAACCGGGGCCGGCCCTATACGGATGTGGAGCTGGCCTCCGGCGATCTGTTCGTCTTCGGGGGGCCGTCCCGTTTCGCGTACCACGGCGTCCCCAAGGTGCTCCCGGGCACCGGCGATCCGGCGGCCGGTCTCGCCCGTGGGCGGCTCAATATCACCTTGCGCGAAACGGGACTTGACGGGTGA
- a CDS encoding methylated-DNA--[protein]-cysteine S-methyltransferase gives MTVYATLESPLGALLLVGQESATAPGGTALVSLSVPGQKGGAVVGDGWRRAPGAFAAISAQLRAYFAGELTRFDIEYAADAPGTAFQRRVWAELDAIAYGTTTSYGEIARRLGASPVMVRAVGTAIGRNPLLVVRPCHRVIGSDGSLKGYAGGLERKAALLGLEGALAS, from the coding sequence ATGACTGTTTACGCGACCCTCGAAAGCCCCCTGGGTGCGCTGTTGCTCGTGGGGCAGGAGTCGGCGACCGCGCCGGGCGGGACCGCGCTGGTCTCGCTCTCCGTGCCGGGGCAGAAGGGCGGCGCCGTGGTCGGGGACGGGTGGCGGCGGGCGCCGGGGGCCTTCGCCGCGATCTCCGCGCAGCTGCGGGCGTACTTCGCCGGTGAGCTGACCCGCTTCGACATCGAGTACGCCGCGGACGCGCCCGGCACCGCCTTCCAGCGCCGGGTCTGGGCCGAGCTGGACGCGATCGCGTACGGGACGACGACGTCGTACGGGGAGATCGCGCGGCGGCTCGGCGCCTCCCCGGTGATGGTGCGCGCGGTCGGCACCGCGATCGGGCGCAACCCCCTGCTCGTCGTGCGGCCCTGCCATCGCGTGATCGGCTCCGACGGCTCCCTCAAGGGGTACGCCGGCGGCCTGGAGCGCAAGGCGGCGCTGCTCGGGCTCGAGGGCGCGCTCGCCTCATGA
- a CDS encoding YajQ family cyclic di-GMP-binding protein: MADSSFDIVSKVERQEVDNALNQAAKEISQRYDFKGTDASISWSGEKILMQANGEERVKAILDIFESKLIKRGISLKSLDAGEPQLSGKEYKIFASIEEGISQENAKKVAKAIRDEGPKGVKAQVQGDELRVSSKSRDDLQAVQALLKGKDFDFAIQFVNYR, from the coding sequence ATGGCCGACTCCAGTTTCGACATCGTCTCGAAGGTCGAGCGGCAGGAGGTCGACAACGCCCTCAACCAGGCCGCCAAGGAGATCTCGCAGCGTTACGACTTCAAGGGCACGGACGCCTCGATCTCGTGGTCCGGCGAGAAGATCCTCATGCAGGCGAACGGCGAGGAGCGGGTCAAGGCGATCCTCGACATCTTCGAGTCCAAGCTGATCAAGCGCGGTATCTCCCTGAAGTCGCTGGACGCGGGCGAGCCGCAGCTGTCCGGCAAGGAGTACAAGATCTTCGCCTCCATCGAGGAGGGCATCTCCCAGGAGAACGCCAAGAAGGTCGCCAAGGCCATCCGCGACGAGGGCCCCAAGGGCGTCAAGGCCCAGGTCCAGGGCGACGAACTGCGTGTCTCCTCCAAGAGCCGCGACGACCTCCAGGCCGTCCAGGCCCTGCTCAAAGGCAAGGACTTCGACTTCGCGATCCAGTTCGTGAACTACCGCTGA
- a CDS encoding SDR family oxidoreductase, with product MRIVIAGGHGQIALRLERLLAARGDEVAGIIRKREQADALREAGAEPVVLDLESASVDEVADVLKGADAVVFAAGAGPGSDAARKESVDRAAAVLLADAAQRAGVRRYVIVSSMGADASHAGDGVFDAYLRAKGAADDAVRSRASLDWTVLRPGSLTNDAGKGLVSLAASTGRGAIPRDDVAAVLAELVDTPATSGLTLELIAGSTPVTVAVKGVAGN from the coding sequence ATGCGCATTGTCATCGCTGGAGGTCATGGTCAGATCGCGCTGCGCCTTGAGCGGCTGCTCGCGGCGCGCGGCGACGAGGTGGCGGGCATCATCCGCAAGCGGGAGCAGGCGGACGCCCTGCGGGAAGCCGGCGCCGAGCCGGTGGTGCTCGACCTGGAGTCCGCCTCCGTGGACGAGGTCGCCGACGTGCTCAAGGGTGCGGACGCGGTGGTGTTCGCGGCCGGCGCGGGCCCGGGCAGCGACGCGGCCCGCAAGGAGAGCGTGGACCGCGCGGCGGCCGTCCTGCTCGCCGACGCGGCGCAGCGGGCGGGCGTACGCCGCTACGTCATCGTGTCGTCGATGGGCGCGGACGCCTCGCACGCGGGCGACGGCGTCTTCGACGCCTACCTGCGCGCGAAGGGCGCGGCCGACGACGCCGTACGCTCCCGCGCGAGCCTGGACTGGACGGTCCTGCGCCCCGGATCGCTGACCAACGACGCGGGCAAGGGCCTGGTCTCCCTCGCCGCCTCGACCGGCCGCGGCGCCATCCCCCGCGACGACGTGGCGGCGGTCCTGGCCGAACTCGTGGACACCCCGGCCACGTCGGGCCTGACCCTGGAACTCATCGCGGGCTCCACACCGGTCACGGTCGCGGTCAAGGGCGTGGCAGGCAACTGA
- a CDS encoding amidohydrolase family protein, whose amino-acid sequence MSDSHQQPAHSPGTGEGPDPASGSSLLLCGALLADGRGVDVRLGGGRIEAVGTAGSLAAPGSSRVDLNGFLLLPAPAEPHAHSDTALTALGAEGPVSYAVEEVQRRATEAALLQLGHGATALRSHVRIDEVSGLDPLEAVLQTRRSLRGLTELAVVAVPRLLTGVAGADGLAMLRDAVKMGASVVGGCPDLDADPAGYAQAVFELAAEHGCAVDLHTDGTDPARLARLAAMSGGLRPGVVIGPCGGLSRLPRETAARAADQLATAGVAVTCLPQGGCGMTDRQSVAPVRLLRSAGVRLAAGSGTLRDVSNPVGRGDPLEAAYLLASQAGLRPEDAYAAVSTVARETMGLPEVRVEAGFPAELLAVRGERIAGALSLAYSRIVIHRGRVVARTSAVREYCDSAAAVALDLPRQGRAESSRGEPG is encoded by the coding sequence ATGTCCGACAGCCACCAGCAGCCGGCCCACTCCCCCGGCACCGGCGAGGGCCCTGACCCCGCCTCCGGCTCCTCGCTGCTGCTGTGCGGCGCGCTGCTCGCCGACGGACGCGGCGTGGACGTGCGGCTCGGCGGCGGTCGCATCGAGGCGGTGGGCACGGCCGGCAGCCTGGCCGCGCCCGGCTCCTCGCGCGTCGACCTGAACGGGTTCCTGCTGCTGCCCGCCCCCGCCGAGCCGCACGCCCACAGCGACACCGCCCTGACCGCCCTCGGCGCGGAGGGCCCGGTCTCCTACGCGGTCGAGGAGGTCCAGCGCCGGGCCACCGAAGCGGCCCTGCTCCAGCTCGGGCACGGCGCCACCGCGCTGCGCTCGCACGTACGCATCGACGAGGTGAGCGGGCTCGACCCGCTGGAGGCGGTGCTCCAGACCCGTCGCTCCCTGCGCGGCCTCACCGAGCTCGCCGTGGTCGCCGTACCCCGGCTCCTGACCGGGGTGGCCGGCGCCGACGGGCTCGCGATGCTGCGCGACGCGGTCAAGATGGGCGCCTCCGTGGTCGGCGGCTGCCCCGATCTGGACGCCGACCCGGCCGGTTACGCGCAGGCCGTCTTCGAGCTCGCCGCCGAGCACGGCTGCGCGGTGGACCTGCACACCGACGGCACCGACCCGGCGCGCCTGGCCCGGCTGGCGGCCATGTCCGGCGGTCTGCGCCCGGGTGTCGTCATCGGCCCCTGCGGCGGCCTGTCCCGCCTCCCACGCGAGACCGCGGCCCGGGCCGCCGACCAACTCGCCACGGCAGGCGTCGCGGTGACCTGTCTGCCCCAGGGCGGCTGCGGTATGACGGACCGTCAATCCGTGGCGCCGGTACGTCTGTTGAGGTCGGCAGGGGTGCGACTCGCCGCCGGGAGCGGGACGTTGCGCGACGTCTCCAACCCGGTCGGGCGCGGCGACCCCCTGGAGGCCGCCTATCTCCTCGCCTCGCAGGCCGGGCTGCGCCCCGAGGACGCGTACGCGGCGGTCAGCACGGTGGCGCGCGAGACGATGGGCCTGCCCGAGGTGCGCGTGGAGGCGGGCTTCCCCGCCGAACTGCTCGCCGTACGCGGCGAACGCATCGCCGGCGCCCTCTCCCTCGCCTACAGCCGCATCGTCATCCACCGGGGCCGCGTGGTGGCCCGTACCAGCGCGGTGCGTGAGTACTGCGACTCGGCGGCGGCCGTCGCCCTCGACCTTCCCCGGCAGGGCCGGGCCGAGTCCTCACGGGGCGAACCGGGCTGA
- the rpmG gene encoding 50S ribosomal protein L33: MAATDVRPKITLACVECKERNYITKKNRRNNPDRLEMKKHCPRCNSHTAHRETR, encoded by the coding sequence GTGGCTGCCACCGACGTCCGCCCGAAGATCACGCTGGCCTGCGTGGAGTGCAAGGAGCGGAACTACATCACCAAGAAGAACCGGCGTAACAACCCGGACCGTCTTGAGATGAAGAAGCACTGCCCGCGCTGCAACTCGCACACCGCGCACCGCGAGACCCGCTAA
- a CDS encoding MaoC family dehydratase N-terminal domain-containing protein produces MALDQSFVGRTYPPTAPYEVGREKIREFAVAVGDENPAYTDPEAAKALGHTDVIAPPTFVFTITFAAAGQVVQDPQLGLDYSRVVHGDQRFAYSRPVRAGDRLTVTSTIEAIKSLAGNDILDIRGEVHDEDGEHVVTAWTKLVSRAAEGA; encoded by the coding sequence ATGGCGCTCGACCAGTCCTTCGTGGGGCGGACCTATCCGCCCACCGCCCCGTACGAGGTGGGCCGCGAGAAGATCCGCGAGTTCGCCGTGGCGGTCGGGGACGAGAACCCGGCCTACACCGACCCCGAGGCGGCCAAAGCGCTGGGGCACACCGATGTGATCGCGCCGCCGACCTTCGTGTTCACCATCACGTTCGCGGCGGCGGGCCAGGTCGTCCAGGACCCCCAGCTCGGCCTCGACTACAGCCGGGTGGTACACGGCGACCAGCGGTTCGCCTACAGCCGTCCCGTCCGCGCGGGCGACCGGCTCACCGTCACCTCGACCATCGAGGCGATCAAGTCCCTTGCGGGCAACGACATTCTGGACATCCGGGGCGAGGTCCACGACGAGGACGGCGAACACGTCGTGACCGCGTGGACCAAGCTGGTGTCCCGAGCGGCCGAGGGGGCCTGA
- a CDS encoding MaoC family dehydratase, producing MTAKIRYEDVEPGTELPAASFPVTRATLVRYAGASGDFNPIHWNEKFAKEVGLPDVIAHGMFTMAESVRVVTDWAGDPGAVVEYGVRFTKPVVVPNDEGALIEVTAKVAAKLDDEARTVRVDITAMSAGQKVLGMSRAVVRLA from the coding sequence ATGACCGCGAAGATCCGTTACGAGGACGTCGAGCCCGGCACCGAGCTGCCCGCCGCCTCCTTCCCCGTGACCCGTGCCACGCTCGTGCGGTACGCGGGCGCGTCCGGCGACTTCAACCCGATCCACTGGAACGAGAAGTTCGCCAAGGAGGTCGGCCTCCCGGACGTCATCGCCCACGGGATGTTCACGATGGCGGAATCCGTGCGCGTGGTGACGGACTGGGCGGGCGACCCCGGCGCCGTCGTCGAATACGGCGTCCGCTTCACCAAGCCGGTGGTCGTCCCGAACGACGAGGGCGCGCTGATCGAGGTCACCGCCAAGGTGGCGGCCAAGCTCGACGACGAGGCGCGCACGGTCCGCGTGGACATCACCGCGATGAGCGCGGGACAGAAGGTGCTCGGGATGTCCCGGGCCGTCGTGCGACTGGCCTGA
- a CDS encoding UDP-N-acetylmuramate dehydrogenase, producing MDSVQELHDAPLAPLTTLRLGGPADRLITATTDAEIVAAVREADDSGTPLLIIGGGSNLLIGDKGFAGTALRIATRGFDLDGTRLELAAGEVWSDAVARSVEAGLAGIECLAGIPGSAGATPIQNVGAYGQEVSSTLTHVVAYDRLERATVTLTNAECAFSYRHSRFKQHPERYAVLRVVFELEDAGGLSAPVKYAETARTLGVEPGDRVPAAVARETVLKLRAGKGMVLDPEDHDTWSAGSFFTNPILTNEAYAAFLARAKDRLGADTTPPAWPVGGDRTKTSAAWLIDKAGFTKGYGSGPARISTKHTLALTNRGGATTEDLLALAREVVAGVERAFGVTLVNEPVGVGVEL from the coding sequence CTGGACTCCGTGCAGGAACTCCACGACGCCCCCCTCGCCCCCCTGACCACCCTCCGCCTCGGCGGCCCGGCCGACCGTCTGATCACGGCCACCACCGACGCCGAGATCGTCGCCGCCGTGCGCGAGGCCGACGACAGCGGCACCCCGCTCCTGATCATCGGCGGCGGCAGCAATCTGCTCATCGGGGACAAGGGCTTCGCCGGGACCGCCCTGCGCATCGCCACCCGGGGCTTCGACCTCGACGGCACCCGCCTCGAACTCGCCGCCGGCGAGGTGTGGAGCGACGCCGTAGCGCGCAGCGTCGAGGCCGGGCTCGCCGGCATCGAATGCCTCGCCGGCATCCCCGGCTCGGCCGGCGCCACCCCGATCCAGAACGTCGGGGCGTACGGCCAGGAGGTCTCCAGCACCCTCACGCACGTCGTCGCCTATGACCGGCTCGAGCGCGCCACGGTGACGCTCACCAACGCCGAGTGCGCCTTCTCCTACCGCCACAGCCGCTTCAAGCAGCACCCCGAGCGCTATGCCGTGCTCCGTGTCGTCTTCGAGCTGGAGGATGCGGGCGGCCTGTCCGCGCCGGTCAAGTACGCCGAGACCGCGCGCACCCTCGGAGTCGAGCCCGGTGACCGCGTCCCGGCGGCCGTCGCCCGCGAGACCGTCCTGAAGCTGCGCGCGGGCAAGGGCATGGTGCTCGACCCCGAGGACCACGACACTTGGTCGGCGGGGTCGTTCTTCACCAATCCGATCCTCACCAACGAGGCGTACGCGGCCTTCCTGGCCCGCGCGAAGGACCGGCTCGGCGCGGACACGACGCCTCCCGCCTGGCCCGTCGGCGGCGACCGCACCAAGACCTCGGCGGCCTGGCTGATCGACAAGGCCGGGTTCACCAAGGGGTACGGGAGCGGCCCGGCCCGCATCTCCACGAAGCACACCCTGGCGCTGACCAACCGGGGCGGCGCCACGACCGAGGACCTGCTCGCGCTGGCCCGCGAGGTGGTGGCCGGGGTGGAGCGCGCGTTCGGTGTGACGCTGGTGAACGAGCCGGTGGGTGTCGGCGTGGAGCTCTGA
- a CDS encoding NAD(P)H-binding protein yields MRLTVFGATGGIGKEIVTQALAAGHDVTAVVRDPARFAVTGTGLGTGLTVFRADLTDPVPLREAISGRDAVLSGLGARKRSDAGITTRLTQAVLGAMEAEGTRRLVVVSAAPVGPEAPGDGLLDRGMRSMISAILKDVYADLRAMEAALAASATDWTSVRPPKLTDKPLTGVYRRVVGGTPRAARTIARADVAHAMLACLDDPATVKQGVGVAY; encoded by the coding sequence ATGAGGCTCACGGTTTTCGGTGCCACCGGCGGCATCGGCAAGGAAATCGTCACGCAGGCCCTGGCGGCGGGGCACGACGTCACGGCGGTCGTCCGCGACCCGGCCAGGTTCGCCGTCACCGGCACGGGCCTCGGCACGGGCCTCACGGTCTTCCGCGCCGACCTGACCGACCCGGTCCCGCTGCGCGAGGCGATCTCGGGCCGAGACGCGGTGCTGTCGGGCCTGGGCGCCCGCAAGCGGTCCGACGCCGGAATCACGACCCGGCTCACCCAGGCGGTGCTGGGCGCGATGGAGGCCGAGGGGACGCGCCGCCTGGTCGTCGTGAGCGCGGCGCCGGTCGGGCCCGAGGCGCCCGGCGACGGCCTGCTCGACCGGGGCATGCGGTCCATGATCAGCGCGATCCTGAAGGACGTGTACGCCGATCTGCGCGCCATGGAGGCCGCGTTGGCGGCCTCCGCCACGGACTGGACCTCCGTACGTCCGCCCAAGCTCACCGACAAGCCCCTGACCGGGGTCTACCGCCGCGTCGTCGGCGGCACCCCCCGGGCCGCGCGGACCATCGCGCGGGCGGATGTGGCGCACGCCATGCTGGCCTGCCTGGACGACCCGGCCACGGTCAAGCAGGGCGTGGGGGTGGCGTACTAG
- a CDS encoding helix-turn-helix domain-containing protein — protein MQSSPSPSPSPSQSSRPPAPARVRIVDAAHELMRTIGLARATTKEIAKAAGCSEAALYKHFASKEDLFVAVLKERLPRLGPLIEGLAEAPGERTVEENLTEIARQAALFYAESFPIAASLYADPQLKRRHDEALRELGAGPHMPIEWVDAYLRAERGAGRVGADADTYAAACLLLGACAQRAFAYDMTPSGAGPRGLEEFARSVARTVIRGIA, from the coding sequence ATGCAGTCGTCGCCGTCGCCGTCGCCGTCGCCTTCGCAGTCCTCCCGCCCGCCCGCGCCCGCCCGCGTCCGCATCGTCGACGCCGCGCACGAGCTGATGCGCACCATCGGGCTCGCCCGCGCCACGACGAAGGAGATCGCCAAGGCGGCGGGGTGTTCGGAGGCGGCGCTCTACAAGCACTTCGCGAGCAAGGAGGACCTGTTCGTCGCGGTCCTCAAGGAGCGGCTGCCCCGGCTCGGGCCGCTGATCGAGGGGCTGGCCGAGGCGCCCGGCGAGCGCACAGTGGAGGAGAACCTGACCGAGATCGCCCGGCAGGCCGCGCTGTTCTACGCGGAGAGCTTCCCGATCGCGGCGTCCCTGTACGCGGACCCCCAGCTCAAACGCCGCCATGACGAGGCGCTGCGGGAGCTGGGGGCGGGGCCGCACATGCCGATCGAGTGGGTCGACGCGTATCTCCGTGCGGAGCGGGGGGCGGGGCGGGTCGGGGCGGACGCGGACACGTATGCGGCGGCGTGCCTGCTGCTCGGCGCGTGCGCGCAGCGGGCGTTCGCGTACGACATGACCCCGTCCGGGGCGGGCCCCCGCGGCCTGGAGGAATTCGCGCGGTCCGTCGCGCGGACGGTCATACGTGGCATCGCTTGA
- a CDS encoding adenosine deaminase, with protein MEHVRDVRDLPKAHLHLHFTGSMRPATLLELADKYGVRLPDALTGAEPPKLRATDERGWFRFQRLYDAARSCLRSPEDIQRLVREAAEEDVKDGSGWLEIQVDPTSYAPLLGGLIPALEIILDAVDAASRETGLGMRVVVAANRMKHPLDARTLARLAVRYADRGVVGFGLSNDERRGMARDFDRAFAIAREGGLLAAPHGGELSGPSSVRDCLDDLRARRVGHGVRAAEDPRLLRRLADKGVTCEVCPASNVALGVYEKPEDVPLRVLFDAGVPMALGADDPLLFGSRLAAQYEIARRHHGFDDVELAELARQSIRGSAAPGDVQEKLLAGVDQWLSS; from the coding sequence ATGGAGCACGTTCGCGACGTACGAGATCTGCCGAAGGCCCATCTGCATCTGCACTTCACGGGGTCGATGCGGCCCGCCACCCTGCTCGAGCTCGCCGACAAGTACGGCGTGCGGCTGCCCGACGCGCTGACCGGCGCGGAGCCGCCGAAGCTGCGGGCCACCGACGAGCGCGGCTGGTTCCGCTTCCAGCGCCTGTACGACGCGGCCCGGTCGTGTCTGCGCTCGCCCGAGGACATTCAGCGCCTGGTGCGCGAGGCCGCCGAGGAGGACGTCAAGGACGGTTCCGGCTGGCTGGAGATCCAGGTGGACCCCACCTCGTACGCTCCGCTGCTCGGCGGGCTCATCCCGGCCCTGGAGATCATCCTGGACGCGGTCGACGCGGCGTCGCGCGAGACCGGGCTCGGCATGCGGGTCGTGGTCGCGGCGAACCGTATGAAGCACCCCCTGGACGCGCGCACCCTGGCCCGGCTCGCGGTCCGCTACGCCGATCGCGGGGTGGTCGGATTCGGCCTGTCCAACGATGAACGCCGGGGCATGGCAAGGGACTTCGACCGTGCCTTCGCCATCGCGCGCGAGGGCGGGCTGCTCGCGGCTCCGCACGGGGGCGAGCTGTCCGGGCCCTCGTCCGTGCGGGACTGCCTCGACGATCTGCGGGCGCGGCGCGTGGGGCACGGGGTGCGGGCGGCGGAGGATCCGCGTCTGCTGCGGCGCCTCGCCGACAAGGGTGTCACTTGTGAGGTGTGCCCCGCGTCCAACGTCGCCCTCGGTGTCTATGAGAAGCCCGAGGACGTGCCATTGCGGGTCCTGTTCGACGCCGGTGTGCCGATGGCGCTGGGTGCGGACGATCCTCTGCTCTTCGGTTCGCGCTTGGCGGCGCAGTACGAGATCGCGCGTCGCCACCACGGGTTCGACGACGTGGAGCTGGCGGAGTTGGCGCGGCAGTCGATTCGTGGGTCGGCCGCGCCTGGTGACGTCCAGGAGAAGCTTCTGGCCGGGGTCGATCAGTGGCTGTCGTCGTGA
- a CDS encoding pyridoxal phosphate-dependent aminotransferase — protein MSAATPPPSSPTERRVSARVGAISESATLAVDAKAKALKAAGRPVIGFGAGEPDFPTPDYIVDAAVEACRNPKYHRYTPAGGLPELKAAIAAKTLRDSGYEVDASQVLVTNGGKQAIYEAFAAILDPGDEVIVPAPYWTTYPESIRLAGGVPVEVVADETTGYRVSVEQLEAARTERTKVVLFVSPSNPTGAVYSESEAEAIGRWAVEHGLWVMSDEIYEHLVYGSATFTSLPAILPELRDRCVVVNGVAKTYAMTGWRVGWIIGPKDVVKAATNLQSHATSNVSNVAQVAALAAVTGNLDAVAKMREAFDRRRQTMVRMLSEIDGVVCPTPEGAFYAYPSVKGLLGKEIRGKRPATSAELAALILDEAEVAVVPGEAFGTPGYLRLSYALGDEDLVEGVSRIQKLLAEAKD, from the coding sequence ATGAGCGCTGCAACTCCCCCGCCTTCCTCCCCCACCGAGCGCCGGGTCTCCGCGCGCGTCGGCGCCATCTCCGAGTCCGCGACCCTCGCCGTCGACGCCAAGGCCAAGGCCCTCAAGGCCGCCGGGCGTCCGGTGATCGGCTTCGGCGCAGGTGAGCCCGACTTCCCGACGCCCGACTACATCGTCGACGCCGCCGTCGAGGCCTGCCGCAACCCGAAGTACCACCGGTACACCCCGGCCGGCGGGCTGCCCGAGCTCAAGGCGGCGATCGCCGCCAAGACGCTGCGCGACTCGGGCTACGAGGTCGACGCCTCGCAGGTCCTGGTGACCAACGGCGGCAAGCAGGCGATCTACGAGGCGTTCGCGGCGATCCTCGACCCGGGCGACGAGGTCATCGTGCCGGCCCCGTACTGGACGACCTACCCCGAGTCGATCCGCCTGGCGGGCGGTGTCCCGGTGGAGGTCGTGGCCGACGAGACGACCGGGTACCGGGTGTCGGTGGAGCAGCTGGAGGCGGCCCGCACCGAGCGCACGAAGGTCGTGCTGTTCGTCTCCCCCTCCAACCCCACGGGCGCGGTCTACAGCGAGTCCGAGGCCGAGGCGATCGGACGCTGGGCCGTCGAGCACGGCCTGTGGGTCATGTCCGACGAGATCTACGAGCACCTGGTCTACGGCAGCGCCACGTTCACCTCGCTGCCCGCGATCCTGCCCGAGCTGCGCGACCGGTGCGTCGTCGTCAACGGCGTCGCCAAGACCTACGCGATGACCGGCTGGCGGGTCGGGTGGATCATCGGCCCGAAGGACGTCGTGAAGGCGGCCACCAACCTCCAGTCGCACGCCACGTCCAACGTGAGCAATGTGGCGCAGGTCGCCGCGCTCGCCGCCGTCACCGGGAACCTGGACGCGGTCGCGAAGATGCGCGAGGCGTTCGACCGGCGGCGCCAGACGATGGTGCGCATGCTGAGCGAGATCGACGGCGTCGTCTGCCCGACGCCGGAGGGCGCGTTCTACGCCTATCCGTCGGTGAAGGGCCTGCTCGGCAAGGAGATCCGCGGCAAGCGCCCGGCGACCTCCGCGGAGCTCGCGGCGCTCATCCTGGACGAGGCCGAGGTCGCGGTCGTCCCCGGCGAGGCCTTCGGCACCCCGGGCTACCTGCGGCTCTCGTACGCGCTCGGCGACGAGGACCTGGTCGAGGGGGTCTCGCGGATCCAGAAGCTGCTGGCGGAGGCCAAGGACTGA
- the secE gene encoding preprotein translocase subunit SecE encodes MTDAVGSIDMPDAQDEAAESKDSKKKARKGGKRGKKGPLGRLALFYRQVVAELRKVVWPTRSQLTTYTSVVIVFVVIMIGIVTLIDSGFSQVVKYVFG; translated from the coding sequence GTGACGGACGCCGTGGGCTCCATCGACATGCCTGATGCCCAGGACGAGGCAGCGGAGTCCAAGGATTCGAAGAAGAAGGCCCGCAAGGGCGGTAAGCGCGGAAAGAAGGGCCCTCTGGGCCGTCTCGCGCTCTTCTACCGGCAGGTCGTCGCCGAACTCCGTAAAGTTGTCTGGCCGACACGCAGCCAGCTGACGACGTACACCTCCGTGGTGATCGTGTTCGTCGTCATCATGATTGGCATCGTGACGTTGATTGACTCCGGCTTCTCGCAGGTAGTCAAGTACGTCTTCGGCTGA